CTGCACAAGGGCGTAAGCCGTGTTCTTTTGCTCAATGGAAAGCTCGAGGCTGCGGTCGAGCTGCACCTTGCGGGCAGTCAGCTCTTCCACATCATGCAGGCGCTGCACATACTGGGACTGTAGAACATCAATTTCCGCATTGAGCTGGTCGCGGCGGCTGTGCCAGGCATTTTCCTGATCCTGAATGATCTGGTGAATGCGTCCCAGCATGCCCGCCTCCACCCTGCGGCCAATGACCTTTTCTGCCCACATGTCAAAATTTTCTGGAAAAACAGGCGGATCGCCCCTGATTTCAGCTTCAAGGCGGATAATGGCGAGGCTGTTTTCCATGGCCTTGTTCACGGCGTCGCGGTAGGCGCTTTCGGCCATCTCATTGTCCAGTTGCGCCAGCACCGCCCCCTTGTCCACAATCTGCCCTTCGTGCACAAGCACTGCGCGCAGGATGCCGCCCTCGAGGTTCTGGATAGTCTGGGTGCGCTGCGAACCAACAACCGAACCTTCCGCATGAGTCACTTCATCCACGCTGGCAACAGCCGCCCAGATGATCAGGCACAAAAAAAACGCGCCGACGCTGATGGACAAGGCGCGAACGCCGAACCTGGGCCGCCGGGCAAGGGCCGCGTCCACCTCGTTGGCAAAAAGGATATCATCGGGCGTCAGGCCACGCAGGGGGGCGTCCATTGCTGCGAACAGGCCGGGATTGCCCTGCTGTTGGCCACCCATCATGCCACCGGCGCCCTGCTGGTCACCCTTGCCCAAAATTCTGTCTACAGTTTCACGCACTGACTGGCGCAGGCTTTTATCCGGGTGCTGTTCATGCTCCCCACCCAGCAGCAGCTGACGCAAAAAAAGCTCAATATTGCTCGGTTCTTTCTTTTTGGCGGCAGCGTCCAGCCCCAGAGGCTGCATGTCGCCGCCATTATGGCCCAGATCGGCAATCAGCGCGTCCAGATCGGGCAATTTGGCAGTTCCACTATTCGCCCC
This region of Desulfovibrio sp. genomic DNA includes:
- a CDS encoding HlyD family type I secretion periplasmic adaptor subunit, coding for MQLPQKIMDMTDAENRSEQKIGAQDGTSKPDVLLPPGVEPSVFPQSGAMPGMPFGSHFSRPNVDAPLPAMPGSENVRETSVDPDVAASSGAGANSGTAKLPDLDALIADLGHNGGDMQPLGLDAAAKKKEPSNIELFLRQLLLGGEHEQHPDKSLRQSVRETVDRILGKGDQQGAGGMMGGQQQGNPGLFAAMDAPLRGLTPDDILFANEVDAALARRPRFGVRALSISVGAFFLCLIIWAAVASVDEVTHAEGSVVGSQRTQTIQNLEGGILRAVLVHEGQIVDKGAVLAQLDNEMAESAYRDAVNKAMENSLAIIRLEAEIRGDPPVFPENFDMWAEKVIGRRVEAGMLGRIHQIIQDQENAWHSRRDQLNAEIDVLQSQYVQRLHDVEELTARKVQLDRSLELSIEQKNTAYALVQRNNFSKLEYLGMQQKVVELQGQIDSLAATIPKAKAAADESKQRIASRRAEQVAAVTDEINKRRQELNSLRENLSAGRDRVTRTELRAPVRSTVKQIYISTVGGVVKPGEPIMDLVPLDDTLVVEAKVKPQDVAFLRPGQHVMVKVSAYDFSIYGGLEGKLESISADTIEDKRGEHFYLAKIRTQKNAIVYHNESLPIMPGMVVTADIMIGKKTVLDYLLKPILKAKQNALRER